One window of the Vigna radiata var. radiata cultivar VC1973A chromosome 1, Vradiata_ver6, whole genome shotgun sequence genome contains the following:
- the LOC106772722 gene encoding protein NRDE2 homolog isoform X1: MEQNPPSPAVAAPSSDEQKPSLFPLFPASSSLQTTTTTSSNPQWLCNSSFTTDISVINDAVASQINREATLSPPQNDEDDENRAEVHPLPSRYEILESSESDGGGRDRERRKKKKKKKRRRDSSAERGGLDAFGSRKSRVRVWADSESNVTKDYYFDSHGDRDNLAFGCIYRMDVARYKPYNPLKLSGLHTRGLYWWNRSGSLLDRDGDVDALDAKMKSAGRYWSGKYMALERHKSFKRIHLVTSKLSPLTMQDEFIPLSESDAGSSLGAVDSDSVSKTLIPLEESWEDEMLNKTREFNKLTREHPHDGKVWLAFAEFQDKVAGMQRQKAARLQTLEKKISILEKAVELNPDNEEILLCLLKAYQMRDSSDVLIARWEKILLQHYGSCKLWGEFLLTVQRNFSRFKVSEVRKMYVHAIEALSASCSKHSRQQVLQGADPSSSDPAIVELELGLVDIFLSLCRFEWQAGYRELATALFQAEIEFSLFCPPLLLTEQRKHRLFKDFWNSGGARVGEEGALGWSTWLEKEEETRQKVINEELVRESDGGGWTGWSEPRSKDNEDVTIVENEDNNDVVMEDAQDEEEYNEVETEVDTENLLKMLGIDINDGDGGEVNDTATWIKWSKEESSRDCDQWMPVRRKSDTTSSGAQKTDEDDQLLRVVLYEDVNEYLFSLRTTEARLSLLSQFIDFYGGKMSQMFCSNSPTMACSVRSLENLPDSMLEKLKRIHEVLTKTQNTPTGFSIEFLSNSFSRNADIMKFIRNAVLLCLTVFPRNYMLEEAVLISEELYVTKMNSSNSMVTPCRSLAKSLLKNDRQDVLLCGVYARREAAYGNIDHARKVFDMALLSVEALPGELQSNSPLLYFWYAEVEVANNTADGSESSCRAIHILSCLGSGTKYSPFKSQASGVQLLRAHQGFKEKLRTVWSSWVRGIINDQSVALICSAALFEELTTGWDAGIEVLNQAFSMVLPERRSQGYQLEFLFNYHIKILQRHQRESSLMKVWESILHGLQIYPFSPELLKDVVEVGHHYTTSNKLRRILDDCCYKKPSVVLWLFALSFEMFRGGSQHRIRGLFEKALSNDGLSSSVVLWRCYIMFEMEIANDPSAARRAFFRAIHSCPWSKRLWLDGFLKLNSVLTAKELSDLQEVMRDKELNLRTDIYEILLQES; this comes from the exons atggaGCAAAACCCGCCGTCGCCGGCGGTGGCGGCGCCGTCCTCAGACGAACAAAAGCCTTCGTTATTCCCTCTGTTCCCAGCCTCCTCGTCTCTCcaaaccaccaccaccacttcTTCGAATCCTCAATGGCTCTGCAACTCTAGCTTCACCACCGACATCTCCGTCATAAACGATGCCGTTGCGTCACAAATCAATCGCGAAGCGACGCTATCGCCGCCACAAAATGACGAGGACGACGAAAATCGCGCCGAGGTGCATCCTCTTCCTTCTCGGTACGAGATTCTCGAATCTTCTGAATCCGACGGTGGCGGAAGGGATAGAGagaggaggaaaaagaagaagaaaaagaagcgGAGGCGTGATTCATCTGCGGAGAGAGGCGGGTTGGACGCTTTCGGTTCGCGGAAGTCGCGTGTTCGAGTTTGGGCGGATTCAGAGAGCAACGTTACCAAGGATTATTACTTTGATTCTCACGGAGATCGCGATAATCTGGCGTTTGGATGCATCTATAG AATGGATGTTGCCCGATACAAACCTTACAATCCCTTGAAACTGTCTGGCCTACATACTCGAGGTTTGTATTGGTGGAATAGGAGCGGTTCACTATTGGATAGAGATGGTGATGTTGATGCACTAGATGCTAAAATGAAGTCTGCTGGTCGTTACTGGTCTGGAAAGTATATGGCTTTGGAGAGACATAAGAGCTTTAAGCGTATTCATCTTGTTACTTCAAAATTGTCTCCTCTCACTATGCAAGATGAGTTTATACCTTTATCTGAATCAGATGCTGGGTCATCTCTTGGAGCTGTTGACAGTGACTCTGTCTCCAAAACTTTGATACCTCTTGAAGAATCTTGGGAAGATGAAATGTTAAACAAAACTAGGGAGTTCAACAAACTAACAAGGGAGCACCCCCATGATGGAAAAGTTTGGTTAGCTTTTGCAGAGTTCCAAGATAAGGTTGCAGGGATGCAACGGCAGAAAGCTGCTCGATTGCAAACTCTTGAGAAGAAGATTAGCATTCTGGAGAAGGCAGTTGAGCTTAATCCAGACAATGAAGAGATATTGCTTTGCCTTTTGAAAGCTTATCAAATGAGAGACAGCTCGGATGTGCTAATTGCAAGATGGGAAAAGATACTTTTGCAACACTATGGTAGTTGTAAGTTATGGGGAGAATTCTTGCTCACAGTTCAGAGAAATTTCTCCAGATTCAAGGTTTCAGAGGTCAGGAAGATGTACGTTCATGCAATTGAAGCTCTATCTGCTTCATGCAGCAAGCACTCTAGGCAG CAGGTCCTTCAAGGTGCTGATCCTTCTTCATCAGATCCTGCAATTGTTGAATTAGAACTTGGTCTTGTGGATATATTTCTTAGTCTTTGCAGATTTGAGTGGCAGGCGGGTTATAGAGAATTGGCCACTGCTTTATTTCAGGCTGAAATAGAGTTTAGTTTGTTTTGTCCTCCTTTACTGCTCACTGAGCAGCGTAAACACAGACTGTTTAAGGATTTTTGGAACAGTGGTGGTGCTAGAGTTGGGGAAGAAGGGGCTCTCGGTTGGTCCACATGGTTGGAGAAAGAGGAGGAAACAAGGCAAAAAGTTATAAACGAGGAGCTCGTACGTGAAAGCGATGGGGGTGGTTGGACTGGTTGGTCAGAACCTAGGTCCAAGGATAACGAGGATGTTACTATAGTTGAAAATGAAGACAACAATGATGTGGTTATGGAGGATGCTCAAGATGAAGAGGAATATAATGAAGTTGAGACAGAAGTTGATACTGAGAATTTGCTGAAGATGCTGGGTATTGATATCAATGATGGGGATGGTGGTGAAGTTAATGACACTGCCACTTGGATCAAATGGTCAAAAGAAGAGTCTTCTAGAGATTGTGATCAGTGGATGCCTGTTCGTAGGAAATCAG ATACAACCTCTAGTGGGGCGCAGAAAACAGATGAGGATGATCAACTCTTGAGAGTTGTGTTGTATGAAGATGTGAATGAATACCTATTCTCCCTACGAACAACAGAGGCTCGTCTATCTTTGTTGTCCCAATTCATTGACTTCTATGGTGGGAAGATGTCTCAAAT GTTTTGCTCCAACAGCCCAACAATGGCATGCAGTGTCCGTAGTTTGGAGAATCTGCCAGATTCTATGTTAGAGAAGTTGAAACGCATCCATGAAGTTTTGACTAAAACACAGAACACTCCCACTGGCTTTAGTATTGAATTCCTATCAAACAGTTTCTCAAGGAATGCTGATATCATGAAATTTATACGGAATGCTGTTTTACTTTGTTTAACTGTTTTTCCACGTAATTACATGTTGGAAGAAGCTGTTCTTATTTCTGAAGAGCTATATGTTACAAAAATGAATTCTTCTAACAGTATGGTTACACCGTGTCGATCTTTAGCAAAATCTCTTCTAAAAAATGATCGCCAG GATGTATTGCTATGTGGTGTTTATGCACGAAGAGAGGCTGCTTATGGTAACATTGATCATGCAAGGAAAGTGTTTGACATGGCATTGTTGTCTGTTGAGGCGCTTCCTGGG GAACTACAGTCCAATTCTCCTCTTCTATATTTCTGGTATGCTGAGGTGGAGGTTGCAAATAACACTGCCGATGGTAGTGAATCTTCATGTCGTGCAATACATATATTATCATGTTTAGGAAGCGGTACAAAATACAGTCCCTTTAAAAGTCAAGCATCAGGTGTGCAACTGCTTAGAGCACATCAaggatttaaagaaaaattaagaacagTATGGTCATCTTGGGTTCGTGGCATAATTAATGACCAGTCTGTAGCTCTAATATGTTCTGCTGCACTGTTTGAGGAGCTGACCACTGGATGGGATGCGGGTATTGAAGTTTTGAATCAAGCTTTTTCAATGGTGCTTCCAG AAAGAAGAAGTCAAGGTTATCAGcttgaatttttgtttaactATCATATAAAGATTCTTCAAAGACATCAGAGAGAATCAAGTTTGATGAAAGTTTGGGAATCCATCTTGCATGGTCTCCAGATATATCCCTTCAGTCCTGAACTTCTAAAAGATGTAGTAGAGGTCGGCCATCATTACACCACATCTAATAAACTGCGGCGGATTCTAGATGACTGTTGTTACAA GAAACCATCTGTAGTTCTCTGGCTTTTTG
- the LOC106772722 gene encoding protein NRDE2 homolog isoform X2, with protein sequence MEQNPPSPAVAAPSSDEQKPSLFPLFPASSSLQTTTTTSSNPQWLCNSSFTTDISVINDAVASQINREATLSPPQNDEDDENRAEVHPLPSRYEILESSESDGGGRDRERRKKKKKKKRRRDSSAERGGLDAFGSRKSRVRVWADSESNVTKDYYFDSHGDRDNLAFGCIYRMDVARYKPYNPLKLSGLHTRGLYWWNRSGSLLDRDGDVDALDAKMKSAGRYWSGKYMALERHKSFKRIHLVTSKLSPLTMQDEFIPLSESDAGSSLGAVDSDSVSKTLIPLEESWEDEMLNKTREFNKLTREHPHDGKVWLAFAEFQDKVAGMQRQKAARLQTLEKKISILEKAVELNPDNEEILLCLLKAYQMRDSSDVLIARWEKILLQHYGSCKLWGEFLLTVQRNFSRFKVSEVRKMYVHAIEALSASCSKHSRQVLQGADPSSSDPAIVELELGLVDIFLSLCRFEWQAGYRELATALFQAEIEFSLFCPPLLLTEQRKHRLFKDFWNSGGARVGEEGALGWSTWLEKEEETRQKVINEELVRESDGGGWTGWSEPRSKDNEDVTIVENEDNNDVVMEDAQDEEEYNEVETEVDTENLLKMLGIDINDGDGGEVNDTATWIKWSKEESSRDCDQWMPVRRKSDTTSSGAQKTDEDDQLLRVVLYEDVNEYLFSLRTTEARLSLLSQFIDFYGGKMSQMFCSNSPTMACSVRSLENLPDSMLEKLKRIHEVLTKTQNTPTGFSIEFLSNSFSRNADIMKFIRNAVLLCLTVFPRNYMLEEAVLISEELYVTKMNSSNSMVTPCRSLAKSLLKNDRQDVLLCGVYARREAAYGNIDHARKVFDMALLSVEALPGELQSNSPLLYFWYAEVEVANNTADGSESSCRAIHILSCLGSGTKYSPFKSQASGVQLLRAHQGFKEKLRTVWSSWVRGIINDQSVALICSAALFEELTTGWDAGIEVLNQAFSMVLPERRSQGYQLEFLFNYHIKILQRHQRESSLMKVWESILHGLQIYPFSPELLKDVVEVGHHYTTSNKLRRILDDCCYKKPSVVLWLFALSFEMFRGGSQHRIRGLFEKALSNDGLSSSVVLWRCYIMFEMEIANDPSAARRAFFRAIHSCPWSKRLWLDGFLKLNSVLTAKELSDLQEVMRDKELNLRTDIYEILLQES encoded by the exons atggaGCAAAACCCGCCGTCGCCGGCGGTGGCGGCGCCGTCCTCAGACGAACAAAAGCCTTCGTTATTCCCTCTGTTCCCAGCCTCCTCGTCTCTCcaaaccaccaccaccacttcTTCGAATCCTCAATGGCTCTGCAACTCTAGCTTCACCACCGACATCTCCGTCATAAACGATGCCGTTGCGTCACAAATCAATCGCGAAGCGACGCTATCGCCGCCACAAAATGACGAGGACGACGAAAATCGCGCCGAGGTGCATCCTCTTCCTTCTCGGTACGAGATTCTCGAATCTTCTGAATCCGACGGTGGCGGAAGGGATAGAGagaggaggaaaaagaagaagaaaaagaagcgGAGGCGTGATTCATCTGCGGAGAGAGGCGGGTTGGACGCTTTCGGTTCGCGGAAGTCGCGTGTTCGAGTTTGGGCGGATTCAGAGAGCAACGTTACCAAGGATTATTACTTTGATTCTCACGGAGATCGCGATAATCTGGCGTTTGGATGCATCTATAG AATGGATGTTGCCCGATACAAACCTTACAATCCCTTGAAACTGTCTGGCCTACATACTCGAGGTTTGTATTGGTGGAATAGGAGCGGTTCACTATTGGATAGAGATGGTGATGTTGATGCACTAGATGCTAAAATGAAGTCTGCTGGTCGTTACTGGTCTGGAAAGTATATGGCTTTGGAGAGACATAAGAGCTTTAAGCGTATTCATCTTGTTACTTCAAAATTGTCTCCTCTCACTATGCAAGATGAGTTTATACCTTTATCTGAATCAGATGCTGGGTCATCTCTTGGAGCTGTTGACAGTGACTCTGTCTCCAAAACTTTGATACCTCTTGAAGAATCTTGGGAAGATGAAATGTTAAACAAAACTAGGGAGTTCAACAAACTAACAAGGGAGCACCCCCATGATGGAAAAGTTTGGTTAGCTTTTGCAGAGTTCCAAGATAAGGTTGCAGGGATGCAACGGCAGAAAGCTGCTCGATTGCAAACTCTTGAGAAGAAGATTAGCATTCTGGAGAAGGCAGTTGAGCTTAATCCAGACAATGAAGAGATATTGCTTTGCCTTTTGAAAGCTTATCAAATGAGAGACAGCTCGGATGTGCTAATTGCAAGATGGGAAAAGATACTTTTGCAACACTATGGTAGTTGTAAGTTATGGGGAGAATTCTTGCTCACAGTTCAGAGAAATTTCTCCAGATTCAAGGTTTCAGAGGTCAGGAAGATGTACGTTCATGCAATTGAAGCTCTATCTGCTTCATGCAGCAAGCACTCTAGGCAG GTCCTTCAAGGTGCTGATCCTTCTTCATCAGATCCTGCAATTGTTGAATTAGAACTTGGTCTTGTGGATATATTTCTTAGTCTTTGCAGATTTGAGTGGCAGGCGGGTTATAGAGAATTGGCCACTGCTTTATTTCAGGCTGAAATAGAGTTTAGTTTGTTTTGTCCTCCTTTACTGCTCACTGAGCAGCGTAAACACAGACTGTTTAAGGATTTTTGGAACAGTGGTGGTGCTAGAGTTGGGGAAGAAGGGGCTCTCGGTTGGTCCACATGGTTGGAGAAAGAGGAGGAAACAAGGCAAAAAGTTATAAACGAGGAGCTCGTACGTGAAAGCGATGGGGGTGGTTGGACTGGTTGGTCAGAACCTAGGTCCAAGGATAACGAGGATGTTACTATAGTTGAAAATGAAGACAACAATGATGTGGTTATGGAGGATGCTCAAGATGAAGAGGAATATAATGAAGTTGAGACAGAAGTTGATACTGAGAATTTGCTGAAGATGCTGGGTATTGATATCAATGATGGGGATGGTGGTGAAGTTAATGACACTGCCACTTGGATCAAATGGTCAAAAGAAGAGTCTTCTAGAGATTGTGATCAGTGGATGCCTGTTCGTAGGAAATCAG ATACAACCTCTAGTGGGGCGCAGAAAACAGATGAGGATGATCAACTCTTGAGAGTTGTGTTGTATGAAGATGTGAATGAATACCTATTCTCCCTACGAACAACAGAGGCTCGTCTATCTTTGTTGTCCCAATTCATTGACTTCTATGGTGGGAAGATGTCTCAAAT GTTTTGCTCCAACAGCCCAACAATGGCATGCAGTGTCCGTAGTTTGGAGAATCTGCCAGATTCTATGTTAGAGAAGTTGAAACGCATCCATGAAGTTTTGACTAAAACACAGAACACTCCCACTGGCTTTAGTATTGAATTCCTATCAAACAGTTTCTCAAGGAATGCTGATATCATGAAATTTATACGGAATGCTGTTTTACTTTGTTTAACTGTTTTTCCACGTAATTACATGTTGGAAGAAGCTGTTCTTATTTCTGAAGAGCTATATGTTACAAAAATGAATTCTTCTAACAGTATGGTTACACCGTGTCGATCTTTAGCAAAATCTCTTCTAAAAAATGATCGCCAG GATGTATTGCTATGTGGTGTTTATGCACGAAGAGAGGCTGCTTATGGTAACATTGATCATGCAAGGAAAGTGTTTGACATGGCATTGTTGTCTGTTGAGGCGCTTCCTGGG GAACTACAGTCCAATTCTCCTCTTCTATATTTCTGGTATGCTGAGGTGGAGGTTGCAAATAACACTGCCGATGGTAGTGAATCTTCATGTCGTGCAATACATATATTATCATGTTTAGGAAGCGGTACAAAATACAGTCCCTTTAAAAGTCAAGCATCAGGTGTGCAACTGCTTAGAGCACATCAaggatttaaagaaaaattaagaacagTATGGTCATCTTGGGTTCGTGGCATAATTAATGACCAGTCTGTAGCTCTAATATGTTCTGCTGCACTGTTTGAGGAGCTGACCACTGGATGGGATGCGGGTATTGAAGTTTTGAATCAAGCTTTTTCAATGGTGCTTCCAG AAAGAAGAAGTCAAGGTTATCAGcttgaatttttgtttaactATCATATAAAGATTCTTCAAAGACATCAGAGAGAATCAAGTTTGATGAAAGTTTGGGAATCCATCTTGCATGGTCTCCAGATATATCCCTTCAGTCCTGAACTTCTAAAAGATGTAGTAGAGGTCGGCCATCATTACACCACATCTAATAAACTGCGGCGGATTCTAGATGACTGTTGTTACAA GAAACCATCTGTAGTTCTCTGGCTTTTTG
- the LOC106772722 gene encoding protein NRDE2 homolog isoform X3 yields MEQNPPSPAVAAPSSDEQKPSLFPLFPASSSLQTTTTTSSNPQWLCNSSFTTDISVINDAVASQINREATLSPPQNDEDDENRAEVHPLPSRYEILESSESDGGGRDRERRKKKKKKKRRRDSSAERGGLDAFGSRKSRVRVWADSESNVTKDYYFDSHGDRDNLAFGCIYRMDVARYKPYNPLKLSGLHTRGLYWWNRSGSLLDRDGDVDALDAKMKSAGRYWSGKYMALERHKSFKRIHLVTSKLSPLTMQDEFIPLSESDAGSSLGAVDSDSVSKTLIPLEESWEDEMLNKTREFNKLTREHPHDGKVWLAFAEFQDKVAGMQRQKAARLQTLEKKISILEKAVELNPDNEEILLCLLKAYQMRDSSDVLIARWEKILLQHYGSCKLWGEFLLTVQRNFSRFKVSEVRKMYVHAIEALSASCSKHSRQQVLQGADPSSSDPAIVELELGLVDIFLSLCRFEWQAGYRELATALFQAEIEFSLFCPPLLLTEQRKHRLFKDFWNSGGARVGEEGALGWSTWLEKEEETRQKVINEELVRESDGGGWTGWSEPRSKDNEDVTIVENEDNNDVVMEDAQDEEEYNEVETEVDTENLLKMLGIDINDGDGGEVNDTATWIKWSKEESSRDCDQWMPVRRKSDTTSSGAQKTDEDDQLLRVVLYEDVNEYLFSLRTTEARLSLLSQFIDFYGGKMSQMFCSNSPTMACSVRSLENLPDSMLEKLKRIHEVLTKTQNTPTGFSIEFLSNSFSRNADIMKFIRNAVLLCLTVFPRNYMLEEAVLISEELYVTKMNSSNSMVTPCRSLAKSLLKNDRQDVLLCGVYARREAAYGNIDHARKVFDMALLSVEALPGELQSNSPLLYFWYAEVEVANNTADGSESSCRAIHILSCLGSGTKYSPFKSQASGVQLLRAHQGFKEKLRTVWSSWVRGIINDQSVALICSAALFEELTTGWDAGIEVLNQAFSMVLPERRSQGYQLEFLFNYHIKILQRHQRESSLMKVWESILHGLQIYPFSPELLKDVVEETICSSLAFCVVIRNV; encoded by the exons atggaGCAAAACCCGCCGTCGCCGGCGGTGGCGGCGCCGTCCTCAGACGAACAAAAGCCTTCGTTATTCCCTCTGTTCCCAGCCTCCTCGTCTCTCcaaaccaccaccaccacttcTTCGAATCCTCAATGGCTCTGCAACTCTAGCTTCACCACCGACATCTCCGTCATAAACGATGCCGTTGCGTCACAAATCAATCGCGAAGCGACGCTATCGCCGCCACAAAATGACGAGGACGACGAAAATCGCGCCGAGGTGCATCCTCTTCCTTCTCGGTACGAGATTCTCGAATCTTCTGAATCCGACGGTGGCGGAAGGGATAGAGagaggaggaaaaagaagaagaaaaagaagcgGAGGCGTGATTCATCTGCGGAGAGAGGCGGGTTGGACGCTTTCGGTTCGCGGAAGTCGCGTGTTCGAGTTTGGGCGGATTCAGAGAGCAACGTTACCAAGGATTATTACTTTGATTCTCACGGAGATCGCGATAATCTGGCGTTTGGATGCATCTATAG AATGGATGTTGCCCGATACAAACCTTACAATCCCTTGAAACTGTCTGGCCTACATACTCGAGGTTTGTATTGGTGGAATAGGAGCGGTTCACTATTGGATAGAGATGGTGATGTTGATGCACTAGATGCTAAAATGAAGTCTGCTGGTCGTTACTGGTCTGGAAAGTATATGGCTTTGGAGAGACATAAGAGCTTTAAGCGTATTCATCTTGTTACTTCAAAATTGTCTCCTCTCACTATGCAAGATGAGTTTATACCTTTATCTGAATCAGATGCTGGGTCATCTCTTGGAGCTGTTGACAGTGACTCTGTCTCCAAAACTTTGATACCTCTTGAAGAATCTTGGGAAGATGAAATGTTAAACAAAACTAGGGAGTTCAACAAACTAACAAGGGAGCACCCCCATGATGGAAAAGTTTGGTTAGCTTTTGCAGAGTTCCAAGATAAGGTTGCAGGGATGCAACGGCAGAAAGCTGCTCGATTGCAAACTCTTGAGAAGAAGATTAGCATTCTGGAGAAGGCAGTTGAGCTTAATCCAGACAATGAAGAGATATTGCTTTGCCTTTTGAAAGCTTATCAAATGAGAGACAGCTCGGATGTGCTAATTGCAAGATGGGAAAAGATACTTTTGCAACACTATGGTAGTTGTAAGTTATGGGGAGAATTCTTGCTCACAGTTCAGAGAAATTTCTCCAGATTCAAGGTTTCAGAGGTCAGGAAGATGTACGTTCATGCAATTGAAGCTCTATCTGCTTCATGCAGCAAGCACTCTAGGCAG CAGGTCCTTCAAGGTGCTGATCCTTCTTCATCAGATCCTGCAATTGTTGAATTAGAACTTGGTCTTGTGGATATATTTCTTAGTCTTTGCAGATTTGAGTGGCAGGCGGGTTATAGAGAATTGGCCACTGCTTTATTTCAGGCTGAAATAGAGTTTAGTTTGTTTTGTCCTCCTTTACTGCTCACTGAGCAGCGTAAACACAGACTGTTTAAGGATTTTTGGAACAGTGGTGGTGCTAGAGTTGGGGAAGAAGGGGCTCTCGGTTGGTCCACATGGTTGGAGAAAGAGGAGGAAACAAGGCAAAAAGTTATAAACGAGGAGCTCGTACGTGAAAGCGATGGGGGTGGTTGGACTGGTTGGTCAGAACCTAGGTCCAAGGATAACGAGGATGTTACTATAGTTGAAAATGAAGACAACAATGATGTGGTTATGGAGGATGCTCAAGATGAAGAGGAATATAATGAAGTTGAGACAGAAGTTGATACTGAGAATTTGCTGAAGATGCTGGGTATTGATATCAATGATGGGGATGGTGGTGAAGTTAATGACACTGCCACTTGGATCAAATGGTCAAAAGAAGAGTCTTCTAGAGATTGTGATCAGTGGATGCCTGTTCGTAGGAAATCAG ATACAACCTCTAGTGGGGCGCAGAAAACAGATGAGGATGATCAACTCTTGAGAGTTGTGTTGTATGAAGATGTGAATGAATACCTATTCTCCCTACGAACAACAGAGGCTCGTCTATCTTTGTTGTCCCAATTCATTGACTTCTATGGTGGGAAGATGTCTCAAAT GTTTTGCTCCAACAGCCCAACAATGGCATGCAGTGTCCGTAGTTTGGAGAATCTGCCAGATTCTATGTTAGAGAAGTTGAAACGCATCCATGAAGTTTTGACTAAAACACAGAACACTCCCACTGGCTTTAGTATTGAATTCCTATCAAACAGTTTCTCAAGGAATGCTGATATCATGAAATTTATACGGAATGCTGTTTTACTTTGTTTAACTGTTTTTCCACGTAATTACATGTTGGAAGAAGCTGTTCTTATTTCTGAAGAGCTATATGTTACAAAAATGAATTCTTCTAACAGTATGGTTACACCGTGTCGATCTTTAGCAAAATCTCTTCTAAAAAATGATCGCCAG GATGTATTGCTATGTGGTGTTTATGCACGAAGAGAGGCTGCTTATGGTAACATTGATCATGCAAGGAAAGTGTTTGACATGGCATTGTTGTCTGTTGAGGCGCTTCCTGGG GAACTACAGTCCAATTCTCCTCTTCTATATTTCTGGTATGCTGAGGTGGAGGTTGCAAATAACACTGCCGATGGTAGTGAATCTTCATGTCGTGCAATACATATATTATCATGTTTAGGAAGCGGTACAAAATACAGTCCCTTTAAAAGTCAAGCATCAGGTGTGCAACTGCTTAGAGCACATCAaggatttaaagaaaaattaagaacagTATGGTCATCTTGGGTTCGTGGCATAATTAATGACCAGTCTGTAGCTCTAATATGTTCTGCTGCACTGTTTGAGGAGCTGACCACTGGATGGGATGCGGGTATTGAAGTTTTGAATCAAGCTTTTTCAATGGTGCTTCCAG AAAGAAGAAGTCAAGGTTATCAGcttgaatttttgtttaactATCATATAAAGATTCTTCAAAGACATCAGAGAGAATCAAGTTTGATGAAAGTTTGGGAATCCATCTTGCATGGTCTCCAGATATATCCCTTCAGTCCTGAACTTCTAAAAGATGTAGTAGAG GAAACCATCTGTAGTTCTCTGGCTTTTTG